A segment of the Synechococcus sp. MEDNS5 genome:
AGCAATAAAGATGAAAACAATCTGAGAAAGTGCAGCAATGGGGCTTTCAAATCAGGCCATAAGCCTTTGCTGAAGGGGATTTCCCGTGAATCGAAACGAAGGACGAATGGCTTCAGATATCGAAACACCAACAGCACACAGCACACCTCTCATGATGCAAAGGCGTTGCTCAGACCTGACCGCTGACATCCACAAGCCGTCGATCGGGGTGGCCCCAACCACCTTGCTCAAACGTGGGCGAGGAGGTGACATTCAGTTGTTGATTAATCCAAGCCAGCAGCACTGGCCCGATCACGGCATTCGGAGCTTGGCCGCGGGAATTGCGCAGATTGAAATGGGTGCCACCATCCACCAGCACCAGGCGATGACCAAATCGGGCTGCCTGCGTGTCACGCATGGGGAACACGGCTTCCGGGCCTGAAGGAACAATCCAGTCACGCGTGCCGCTGATCAACAAAATTTTCGGACGAGAGGATCGAATCGGATCCGCACGGTCCAGTGACTTGTCTGGATCGAACAGAAGCCGCATCGGTGGACTCACTGCCACAACCGTCTTCACCCTTGCATCGGCAACGCCAGCCTTGTTGATCCCTGAGAGCCAACTGCATTGCAACACCCAACTGATGTTGCGCTCAGGATTACTGAGATCGCTGCAGCGGGCTTTCAACTTCTGATCCGTAGGAGTGCCACCCGCCAACTGGAGCGTCGTCGTGCCTCCCCAGGAATGGCCGACCACGGCTACTTCTTTGGTGTTGAGGTCACGATCTGCGAGAACCTGACCTCTCTCGACAGCCGTCAGCAGCGCTGACACATCCAGAGGGCGCGAACGCAGCTCTTCCGGGCCCGGAGGCGGCTGATCACCCGCCAGCATCGCCCTCTGCTGATTGAAATTGCTGCCGGGATGGTCCGGCAGCAGTACGACATAGCCATTGGCAGCGAGAACCTCGGCCCAGGCTTCAAACGACTCCGGGTCATCCCAGAGACCATGGGAAATGACCACCAGGC
Coding sequences within it:
- a CDS encoding alpha/beta fold hydrolase, whose product is MRWIRSSLAAAAASAAVVLSGSPAAALERLVLRMPYLGVDFTVNLGDGRSVEEVIQSSPDLVDLDRASEGRLLALLKKVFLSPLPIELRGFLEGSTGQPLLEQALKAAAYIVNLEGVPADTSGSMLTKALIRAYENGQENLLGFLHQLPGEEASIDFSKLGEAVNRLMANQKDGLELVKVGSAAPVSSEFFESLRLETSSREIIRVSVQHREEPLRVLVVKPNGAGNQRLVVISHGLWDDPESFEAWAEVLAANGYVVLLPDHPGSNFNQQRAMLAGDQPPPGPEELRSRPLDVSALLTAVERGQVLADRDLNTKEVAVVGHSWGGTTTLQLAGGTPTDQKLKARCSDLSNPERNISWVLQCSWLSGINKAGVADARVKTVVAVSPPMRLLFDPDKSLDRADPIRSSRPKILLISGTRDWIVPSGPEAVFPMRDTQAARFGHRLVLVDGGTHFNLRNSRGQAPNAVIGPVLLAWINQQLNVTSSPTFEQGGWGHPDRRLVDVSGQV